The Culex pipiens pallens isolate TS chromosome 2, TS_CPP_V2, whole genome shotgun sequence DNA window CGATCAAGAGCGTCCGCAAGCTACCGATCAACCCAAGTCGGTGCGTCGTCGATGGAGATCTGATCTGGTCGTTCCTGAGTCTGCCGGCGAACGAGAAGCTCGAGGTCGCGAAGAAGATCGGCACGAGGATCGACGAAATAACGGCGGATTTGATGGAGATCGAGCAAGTGACGCACACATTCTAAGCTGGATGTGTTTTATTATACCGTGTATAATATAAGGACTACAATTATGTACAAGTATTACACTTCTTTCCCTTTCGGATGACAGCTCCTCCCTCAACTCTTGTGAATATCCATGTCGCTCATACAGGGTTGATCCTCCACTCCGGCATCCACAAACTCCTGGTACGGAATCAAATCTTCGTACGGCGGCACATCCTTCATACTGTCTCGAACCTGTTCCACCTCGCGGAACACTCGCAGCAGGTTCAACCCGGCTAGCTTCTGCAGATCTTCCCGAGTCCACGGCTCAAACGTCGTTCCATCGTTGTACGCACCGTTCGCCAGCATGTCGAACAGATCCGGATACTTGGAGACATCGTCCAACCCTTCGGGGGTGCTATCGACGCCATCAAAGTCTCCACCGATGCCGATGTGATCCGGACCGGTCACCGATTTGATGTAGTTGAGGTGACCTGCAAGATGTCAGTTTCAGAAAGTTGTACATTTAGATTCTCTCAGACTATACTTACGGACAACGTCGTCAATCGTCTTGCCTCCAATGAATCCGGTGTAGAAGTTGACCATGATAATCCCACGATTCTCGATCAACATCTTCAGTACGTCGTCCTGTACGTTACGATGATGCGCGTAAACCTTGTGCGACGACGAATGGCTGAAGATCACCGGCGCCTTCGTATGTTCCAGCACGTCTCCCATAACTCCATGGCTAACGTGCGATATGTCCACCAGCATCCCCAGCCGGTTCATCTCCCAAATCACGTTCTTGCCCCACTCCGTTACATTCCTCAACACAGCAGTCTCGTTGGCATCCACCGGCGAGGCGTCCGCCCAAGGAGTGTTGCACGAGTGCGTCAACGTCATGTACCGAACCCCCAACTCGTAGAAGATCCTCAACATCGCCAACCTGTTATCCATCGAATGACCGCCCTCAACCGCAATCAGCGATCCAATCCGCTTCTCCCCAAACGCCTCCATGATCCCCTCCGCCGAAGTGACGTACTTCATGTACTTTGGATACTTGGCCACCATCCGCTTGATCACGTCGATCTGCTCCAACGTCCGTTCAACGGCGTCCTTGTACTGCGTGTTGCAACCCACGTACGCCACCCAAAATTGAGCTCCAACCTTACCCTCCAACAATCGTGGAATATCTGTGTGACTGCTGGTTGACGGTCCCCACTTGGGATCCTTCTTCAAATCGCTGTCCAGGTTAAAGTTGTTGATGCGGTTGCGTTCGTTGCTGTACAGGTTCCACGGCAGGTCGTTGTGTCCGTCAATTAGTGGAACCTCGTCCAGGATCGTTCGGCCGAAGAACGGGCTCACCTCGTTGGCCTTGTTGGAGTCCTGGTCGTCGTCATCCGAGCCGGACGAGTTGATCGAAAGCGGGACGGCGATGGCGACGGCTACGATTGCGACCAGGACGATCGCGCCGCCGAAGAGGACCTTGCGGTTCGAGAGGGCTGTGTGGAGAGTGGGAGGTgagtatttttgatttattattcttaaaactttgtaaaaataacctgaaaaaatatctatttttcagaagaacaatCTTATGTtccgatcactttttttttattttcgtgaaaaaaaatcaatttatcaagTCGACATTATGCGATGGTTCAAAAATTTCCACTTTGGAAAAAgctataacctacaactttgccgaagacacttaatagaccttctcaagatacatattttcgaaCGTTTTCATAGCACTTCTCTGAGGACAGCCCCCAACtttgtatagagacttgtatgaaTGAACTGATGCAAAATTGTTTTCTTGTGCTTGTTAAGAAAACAATTTTGCATCAGTACTTTCTTCATACAAGTCTCTATCCAAAGTTGGGGGCTGTCCTCAGAGAAGTGCTATGAAAACGTTAGAAAatatgtatcttgagaaggtctattaagtgtcttcggcaaagttgtaggttataatatggaccagggttgttaaaatttctaaatatcagctctcagcaactacaattatccagCCTGAATATCCATGCCTCAAATCCAACTTctcttctctccttattgaaactctcagcgccgaaaatAGCCGtaaacacgttttcgtgtttacacactcgcgattgtcattttcattttctctctcattcccgcttcctcgaacatcctaccgcaacagcgtttaaccacaaaagccgccacaaaaccaatttcgcaaacgcagtttaacgggacgtcatgcgtggtcggctcctaatcgccatctcgcgttctctcattgcagttttcggagagattgagagactcagcggtgggAGCGCATAGTCGAagaaaagggaaggagtgatagagagagaatgacatcgctggaaatcacgagacacaagaagagatatcacaagctatagtgacggccgctatactctcggatgtttttggtgcagtgataatcaattgatagctgctctatcactcatttgcaacattgatatggactatttagaaaaaaatacccattttttaaacattttttttttcaattgggcCAAAGATATGATTGAGGCCCCTTTAAAATTccataaaattgagaaaatttcacaaaagttacgctttttaacattgaaaatctgatctATAGTTTCAATAGATGATATCTTCATCGACTGAAAATTGAGCTTAAATGGGGtagaacgaagcgaaattttgaatgcattttcactttattagagtttttttttttgcaaaaattgtcaaattttcataaattgtttttttttaattctcaaattatcATTATTTTAGTTTTCTAATTAGCTAATTTTGTACACAATATCGCCCCAATATTATTaacctattttttcatttttcgcatttttttcaaaaataatttattttaatgaaaaatgcgATATTTTAAACATACGGTACTTTGTGAAaacttgagcaaaaaaaaaaaaaaaataatggctggtacaaattttatttaaaattcttgTTCCTCGgggaaaaaacttattttcaaaaatgttttatcattacagttatgcttctacaaaaattttggtaccataatttttgaaaaatatttgcaacggcctaatttggCAAAAACCTAAAATATAATTAGCAATGGCCTaatgaagtgaaaatgcatgcaatttcgctttgtttgattcccatattgcaaattatacttttttcatcaatttcaaattttacttcgtTTGATATATaagtatttttgcaaaaatacggtgtttttgaaattttgagaattttccaaaagtatttttttaaggcgaaatcaaatcaaaatttcgcttcctGTCCCGATCATTTTGTCCAACCCCTTTATGTTATGATATGTTTGGATTTTAGAATTACATTGAAAATGAGTTTGCGTCCGTTATCGCTGATAGGATTTATCGAAATAAAAATATCGACAGATGGATAATTGTAAATTATTGTCTAAGCATTTGAATTACAAGCATGGGCATTCCTAtctatttataaaaattataaacaaataaaattttgttgagtAATTTAACCTTAAAATGATGTCAACGGTGccctttttataaataaataattacagAGGTACTTTTTTCGATTCAGAAatcaatttaacatttttgtcaACAAGTGAAAAATCGAAGGAGgtaaagtttgtaaaaatcGAGTTTCTCTGAtaaaggttatttaaaaaacgttacttaatccacctttaggtggttggtgccttcctctcatttatagagtgattacaatcccctaaagtgtccacatggtttatggatctcccctaacgtgatcgcagcacctaacaggtcctaataaaaataagtgacgaataaaaaaaatagacttcctacagacattttgtcaagattatgcagacaccgcctttcaggaaaatggcatccctctacaaggctttttacGTGGCGATCAGgcgggaccatttgaggttatgtaaaatcagaccattttttaaactgcttgttatTTTacataggtaagtcagatcttgaaaggtcttctcatatgctttctaaaaatatataacaagtgagggtttcatgaaaaaaccactctttaaaccataattttaatttaatatgaaacagtttttttaacataacttattaaatacatgataaaactgcatgaatttaaatagcaacttaggggacgttaagacggattgAGTAAaacccggccaaaatcggttgagcctgtgacaagatattccagtgacattgatttggtacacatgtctacatacagccaaacacacagacatttgctcagctggtgattctgagtcgatatgtacaaatgaaggtaggtctaggaagtctaactaaaaagttcgtttttcgagtgattttatagcctttccgcagtaaagtgaggaaggcaaaacgggtaaatatttttttagagtataacttttttcttggaacaatcgtaATCATAACCTAAACTTGAagaattaaaatgttttaaactaaATTGAATCAGGGATTTACATAAATTAATTGATgacttttctatttctattgaTGAGATCATCTTTGAAGATATGCAGTGCGGAGATGATTTCATCGATATTctcatgcaaatatttttatagatttgctaaatcttattttaaatatttttttttacaaaaaaatgcttttattaaTCTTATTTGCTTTCTGTACCAACATTCTAAGAATTCCACTCCGTAACAATGCCCGTTCTAAATATCCCAGTTCTCCGTTGCATGTTTCGAATAATCGTTGGGTTGGCTGGCTGCTCCTCTGGGCACGTTCGCCCTCCTGAGCTATTTGTTTTGTCTAAAATGACACGTTACTCCTCCATGCCAGCCCGACGTCTACAAGATTGATAACATTACGACGACGACAGGTGTCCAATCAGGTACTACATTAAGATCTCAATGGGGGAGGATTACACAGCTTGACCAGAAGCAATGTCAATTTTTCTGTCGTACAGTGTTATTTATACTCATCAGTCGACATGACTTGCTGCTTATTCATGTTGGATATTATGATTCCGCACATGTGACGATGTTCTTTTGTTCTAACGGTTCTACAGAAACATTTGCACCCTGCAATTTCAGCTGCATTTACGCACTCTGGAATGCACATTTGCTAGTTAAATTATGCACTTGTTAGTAAACTTTTCCATTTAACTAGTTGCGCACTTGACTTGAACTCATCACCCAACGACTAAATCAATGCAAATTTATACGTGCATCTACGTAAATGATGATCTCTCGACACACCTCCCCAACTTGATCGTTACCTCTTCTAAGGGGGATCATGCTGCTTAATTCCGGCACTTCCGCTCCGTAATGCCCAAACTAATCCCGGGTCGGCACCAACAGCACCCAGCGATGTAAGTTGTAACGACTTCAATTAACACGAGTTTACCACAATAGAGCCGGACAATGCACGCTGGACAATGGGTTGAGGACACGAAGTACCGACCGTCTCGTCTGAAGTCCGAGACGATACTGATGGATTGCTGTACTGTTGGACAACTCAAGTCGTACGGTGTCATAGTATAGTTGATACGAGATAAACCTGCTAAAAGTAGATGAAGGGTGCAATATAAAGAGATTTTTTACGATGTTTTGTTTTGTGCGGCGGGACTAGGTTAGATCTATCGTTGAACGACCAGCGGGTGATAGTGAGAGAATTGGTAGGATAACGTTGAGCTGTAAATGGAGATTGCAAGGTGTAAAACAGGATTTTCTTTGCAACACATCTACACgactcaaaaataatttaaaattatttattcttTGTGAACGTTCATGTTCGTCATGCACGGTTGATCCCCAACTCCAGCCTTCTCAAACTCGGCGAAAGGTATCAAATCTTCGTACGGAGGAACCTCCACCATTTCGTCCCGAACTCGCTCAACCGCTTTGAACACCCTC harbors:
- the LOC128092904 gene encoding dipeptidase 1-like, yielding MIPLRRALSNRKVLFGGAIVLVAIVAVAIAVPLSINSSGSDDDDQDSNKANEVSPFFGRTILDEVPLIDGHNDLPWNLYSNERNRINNFNLDSDLKKDPKWGPSTSSHTDIPRLLEGKVGAQFWVAYVGCNTQYKDAVERTLEQIDVIKRMVAKYPKYMKYVTSAEGIMEAFGEKRIGSLIAVEGGHSMDNRLAMLRIFYELGVRYMTLTHSCNTPWADASPVDANETAVLRNVTEWGKNVIWEMNRLGMLVDISHVSHGVMGDVLEHTKAPVIFSHSSSHKVYAHHRNVQDDVLKMLIENRGIIMVNFYTGFIGGKTIDDVVRHLNYIKSVTGPDHIGIGGDFDGVDSTPEGLDDVSKYPDLFDMLANGAYNDGTTFEPWTREDLQKLAGLNLLRVFREVEQVRDSMKDVPPYEDLIPYQEFVDAGVEDQPCMSDMDIHKS